The proteins below are encoded in one region of Microbacterium pygmaeum:
- a CDS encoding serine/threonine-protein kinase, protein MRPTQGVTFGGRYELDSRIAIGGMGEVWEATDHVIGRTVAIKILKDEYMGDPGFLERFRAEARHAALVNHEGIASVFDYGEEAGSAFLVMELVPGEALSTIIERDGSLSTDKTLDIVAQTSAALQAAHAAGLVHRDIKPGNLLITPDGRVKITDFGIARIADQVPLTATGQVMGTVQYLSPEQASGHPASAATDTYSLGIVAYECLAGKRPFTGESQVAIAMAQINDQAPPLPPTVAVPVQNLVMAMIAKKPEDRPASAAAVARAATALRQGDVAAAAAAVPAIAAGAATGDDMTQLLTPAGQTAAATQMLPSAGPVDEIEEPKKKRSPWTWPLIALIVLLLLVLGGTLFAFFSNQDPAPAPTTSTTAPAPQPTKTTPAPSPTETRVDVGALGLTGISCDEARGKVEAAQLVANCVEGNAAGTADQVGQVYSVNPTGRVDVGTTIELTYYGGEVPLGVPTAPTANPTSVTPGGSLTVTWPAFTCPSGTGSVSSYNFTATNGTFANGQSTSAFTPDVRNAPVTVPVNATGSVLVTYTVTCSGGSAGQRTTDPSGEATATITAATPAPTADSDDEG, encoded by the coding sequence TTCCGCGCCGAGGCCCGCCACGCCGCCCTCGTCAACCACGAAGGCATCGCCAGCGTCTTCGACTACGGCGAGGAGGCCGGGAGCGCCTTCCTGGTCATGGAACTCGTGCCCGGCGAAGCGCTGTCGACGATCATCGAGCGCGACGGCTCCCTCTCCACCGACAAGACGCTCGACATCGTCGCCCAGACGTCCGCGGCGCTGCAGGCAGCCCACGCCGCCGGACTCGTGCACCGCGACATCAAGCCCGGAAACCTCCTGATCACGCCCGACGGGCGCGTCAAGATCACCGACTTCGGCATCGCCCGCATCGCCGACCAGGTGCCGCTGACTGCGACCGGCCAGGTGATGGGCACGGTCCAGTACCTCTCGCCCGAGCAGGCGTCCGGGCACCCCGCATCCGCGGCCACCGACACCTACTCGCTGGGCATCGTCGCGTACGAATGCCTGGCGGGCAAGCGCCCCTTCACCGGAGAGTCGCAGGTCGCCATCGCGATGGCGCAGATCAACGATCAGGCTCCGCCGCTGCCGCCGACCGTTGCCGTTCCGGTGCAGAACCTGGTCATGGCGATGATCGCCAAGAAGCCCGAGGACCGTCCGGCCTCCGCCGCCGCGGTCGCACGCGCCGCGACCGCGCTGCGCCAGGGCGACGTCGCCGCCGCAGCCGCGGCCGTCCCCGCGATCGCGGCCGGAGCCGCCACCGGTGACGACATGACGCAGCTGCTGACCCCTGCCGGTCAGACCGCCGCGGCCACGCAGATGCTGCCCTCCGCAGGGCCGGTGGATGAGATCGAAGAGCCGAAGAAGAAGCGCAGCCCGTGGACGTGGCCGCTGATCGCCCTCATCGTGCTGCTGCTGCTGGTGCTGGGCGGGACGCTGTTCGCGTTCTTCTCGAACCAGGATCCGGCTCCCGCGCCGACGACGTCGACGACGGCGCCGGCGCCGCAGCCCACCAAGACGACGCCGGCCCCGTCGCCGACGGAGACCCGGGTGGACGTCGGTGCGCTCGGGCTCACGGGCATCAGCTGCGACGAGGCCCGCGGCAAGGTCGAGGCCGCGCAGCTGGTCGCCAACTGCGTCGAAGGCAATGCCGCGGGCACCGCCGATCAGGTCGGCCAGGTGTATTCGGTCAACCCGACCGGCCGCGTCGATGTCGGAACGACCATCGAGCTGACGTACTACGGCGGCGAAGTCCCGCTCGGCGTCCCGACCGCACCGACCGCCAACCCCACCTCCGTGACCCCGGGCGGCTCGCTCACGGTCACCTGGCCCGCGTTCACGTGCCCCTCCGGGACTGGTTCGGTGAGCTCCTACAACTTCACCGCCACGAACGGCACGTTCGCCAACGGCCAGTCGACATCGGCGTTCACCCCGGACGTGCGCAATGCGCCCGTCACGGTCCCTGTGAATGCCACCGGCTCGGTTCTGGTGACCTACACGGTCACCTGCAGCGGTGGATCGGCCGGACAGCGCACGACAGACCCGTCCGGAGAGGCGACGGCGACGATCACCGCCGCGACTCCCGCTCCGACGGCCGACAGCGACGACGAAGGCTGA
- the pknB gene encoding Stk1 family PASTA domain-containing Ser/Thr kinase, with protein MTAEPRVLSGRYRVEELIGRGGMATVYRGYDLTLGRQVAIKLLNRDLANDNSFRTRFRLEAQAASRMAHPTIVRVYDAGEDTEIGPEGTPRPVPYIVMELVRGALLKDVISAGPVPVADAVRYIDGILEALEYSHRAGVVHRDIKPGNVMITDAGQVKVMDFGIARAVSDSSSTVAETTAIIGTAAYFSPEQAKGEPVDARADVYSTGVVLYELLAGRPPFRGESPVAVAYQHVSEAPLPPSEINETVPRSLDTVALRALAKDPFQRYQDAAAFREALDATIDGKVPSKRAVGALTSELYGPNPRQAAETARSLRQLSTDTTMKRTQAGPPVAWIWAGVAILAVLLISVLFWVLQIRPSGEVPSNARIVPDVSGMTYERAATELGDDDLIAFRLDEASVDVATGNVIRTDPEAGASVSPQQEIRVYVSTGQETATVPTLNGLSQDAASAALAQVGLALGSVTQRNDAGLSAGTVISADQAAGSAVPVGTSVNLVVATGRVVIVDVTGYTLDAATRELEGAQSQLTVVTQEDATCTAVDPPVVRTQSIAPGEAPVHSEVVLTYCTGP; from the coding sequence GTGACAGCAGAGCCGCGCGTGCTTTCGGGGCGCTACCGCGTCGAAGAGCTCATCGGTCGCGGTGGCATGGCCACCGTCTACCGAGGCTACGACCTGACGCTGGGCCGCCAGGTGGCGATCAAACTCCTGAACCGCGATCTCGCGAACGACAATTCGTTCCGCACGCGCTTCCGGCTCGAGGCGCAGGCAGCCTCCCGCATGGCGCACCCGACCATCGTCCGCGTCTACGACGCCGGCGAGGACACCGAGATCGGCCCCGAGGGCACACCGCGGCCGGTTCCGTACATCGTCATGGAACTCGTCCGCGGTGCGCTGCTGAAGGACGTGATCTCGGCCGGGCCGGTGCCCGTCGCCGACGCCGTGCGCTACATCGACGGCATCCTCGAGGCACTCGAGTACTCGCACCGCGCGGGGGTCGTGCACCGCGACATCAAGCCGGGCAACGTCATGATCACCGACGCCGGCCAGGTGAAGGTGATGGACTTCGGCATCGCCCGCGCCGTCTCGGATTCCTCGTCGACCGTCGCCGAGACCACCGCGATCATCGGCACCGCCGCATACTTCTCCCCGGAGCAGGCCAAGGGGGAGCCGGTCGACGCGCGGGCAGACGTCTACTCCACCGGGGTCGTGCTGTATGAACTGCTCGCGGGTCGTCCGCCGTTCCGCGGCGAATCGCCGGTGGCCGTCGCGTACCAGCACGTCAGCGAAGCGCCCCTGCCGCCGTCGGAGATCAACGAGACGGTGCCGCGTTCCCTCGACACGGTCGCCCTGCGCGCCCTGGCGAAAGACCCCTTCCAGCGCTACCAGGATGCCGCGGCCTTCCGCGAGGCGCTGGACGCAACGATCGACGGCAAGGTCCCCTCCAAGCGCGCGGTCGGCGCACTGACCAGCGAGCTGTACGGGCCCAACCCGCGCCAGGCCGCCGAGACCGCGCGGTCCCTGCGGCAGCTCAGCACCGACACCACGATGAAGCGCACGCAGGCCGGGCCACCGGTCGCCTGGATCTGGGCCGGCGTCGCGATCCTGGCGGTGCTGTTGATCTCGGTGCTCTTCTGGGTGCTGCAGATCCGTCCGTCCGGCGAAGTCCCCTCCAATGCCCGGATCGTCCCAGACGTGTCAGGAATGACGTACGAGCGCGCCGCCACCGAGCTCGGCGATGACGATCTGATCGCGTTCCGCCTGGACGAGGCCAGCGTCGACGTCGCGACCGGGAACGTGATCCGCACCGACCCCGAGGCCGGAGCATCCGTCAGTCCGCAGCAGGAGATCCGCGTCTACGTGTCGACGGGACAGGAGACGGCGACCGTTCCCACGCTGAACGGCTTGAGTCAGGATGCTGCATCCGCCGCACTCGCGCAGGTCGGCCTCGCTCTGGGGTCGGTGACGCAGCGCAACGATGCGGGCCTGAGCGCCGGCACGGTCATCTCCGCCGATCAGGCGGCGGGATCGGCTGTCCCGGTGGGCACGTCGGTGAACCTCGTCGTCGCGACCGGCCGGGTCGTGATCGTCGACGTCACCGGCTACACGCTCGATGCCGCCACGCGCGAGCTCGAGGGCGCCCAGTCGCAACTGACCGTGGTGACGCAGGAGGACGCGACCTGCACGGCCGTCGACCCGCCCGTGGTGCGGACGCAGTCGATCGCGCCGGGCGAAGCACCGGTGCACTCCGAGGTCGTGCTGACCTACTGCACCGGTCCCTGA
- a CDS encoding glutamine amidotransferase-related protein, translated as MILVVDNHDSFVHTLVGYLHELGADSDLVEADAIDPASAESSIAGYRGVLISPGPGAPAAAGASIAVVHAAASAGVPLLGVCLGHQAIAEAFGATVEHAPELMHGMTSAVRHDGSALYEGIRSPFTATRYHSLAIVPGTVPPELLVTSRTDGGVIMGIAHRDAPIQGVQFHPEAVLTEGGYRLLGNWLEGVGVADAAARGAALRPTLRRAQGPL; from the coding sequence GTGATCCTCGTCGTCGACAATCACGACAGTTTCGTCCACACCCTCGTCGGGTACCTGCACGAGCTCGGTGCCGACTCCGACCTCGTCGAGGCGGATGCGATCGATCCGGCCTCCGCGGAATCCTCGATCGCCGGCTACCGCGGCGTGCTGATCTCACCGGGGCCCGGAGCGCCGGCCGCCGCGGGCGCCTCGATCGCAGTCGTCCATGCCGCCGCCTCCGCCGGCGTGCCCCTCCTGGGCGTCTGCCTCGGCCATCAGGCGATCGCAGAGGCGTTCGGGGCGACCGTTGAGCACGCGCCCGAGCTCATGCACGGGATGACCTCGGCCGTTCGTCACGACGGCTCGGCGCTCTACGAGGGCATCCGCAGCCCGTTCACCGCCACCAGGTACCACTCCCTCGCGATCGTTCCGGGGACCGTTCCTCCTGAGCTGTTGGTCACCAGCCGCACCGACGGCGGCGTGATCATGGGGATCGCGCATCGCGATGCGCCGATCCAGGGCGTGCAGTTCCACCCCGAGGCGGTGCTCACCGAGGGCGGGTACCGCCTCCTCGGGAACTGGTTGGAAGGCGTCGGAGTGGCGGATGCCGCGGCGCGGGGCGCGGCGTTGCGGCCTACCCTTCGCCGAGCCCAGGGACCGCTCTAG
- a CDS encoding class E sortase — protein sequence MTDAPTEAEPTRRTRTPRRPRRRVSVVGVIGEILITVGVVTLLYVVWQLWVGDIIYGVERNAVAQELSEQWEQEYVAANPEITPTPEPTATAEPIILPEAADAQVFGNLYIPRFGADYTRQIAGGVTRANTLDPIGVGHYPGTKMPGEVGNFAVAAHRTTYSAPFNRLAELHVNDAIIIETPEGWYTYRFRTLEYVTPSEVEVLLPVPQAPDTPAGERYITMTSCSPMFSMTERIVAYGVFESFTPRGSGPPASLTDGVDA from the coding sequence GTGACCGACGCGCCGACCGAAGCGGAACCCACGCGCCGCACGCGGACGCCGCGTCGGCCGCGGCGACGGGTGTCCGTGGTCGGCGTCATCGGCGAGATCCTGATCACGGTCGGCGTCGTGACGCTGCTGTACGTCGTCTGGCAGCTGTGGGTCGGCGACATCATCTACGGCGTCGAGCGCAACGCCGTGGCGCAGGAGCTGTCCGAGCAGTGGGAGCAGGAGTACGTCGCCGCCAACCCCGAGATCACCCCAACACCGGAGCCGACCGCGACCGCGGAACCGATCATCCTTCCGGAGGCGGCCGACGCGCAGGTGTTCGGAAACCTGTACATCCCACGGTTCGGCGCCGACTACACACGACAGATCGCCGGTGGCGTGACCCGGGCCAACACGTTGGATCCCATCGGCGTCGGGCATTATCCGGGAACCAAGATGCCCGGCGAGGTGGGCAACTTCGCCGTGGCGGCGCACCGCACCACGTACAGCGCTCCGTTCAACCGGCTCGCCGAGCTGCACGTGAACGACGCCATCATCATCGAGACACCGGAGGGCTGGTACACGTATCGATTCCGCACGCTCGAGTACGTGACGCCCAGTGAGGTGGAGGTGCTGCTGCCGGTTCCGCAGGCGCCGGACACGCCGGCCGGCGAGCGCTACATCACGATGACCAGTTGCAGTCCGATGTTCTCGATGACCGAGCGCATCGTCGCGTACGGCGTCTTCGAGTCCTTCACGCCTCGTGGCTCCGGCCCGCCGGCGTCGCTGACGGATGGAGTGGACGCCTGA
- a CDS encoding cell division protein CrgA, whose protein sequence is MARPGKEDDSLIERSEGEAAPNPVWFKPIMIGLMLVGLVWVLVFYLSGMQYPIPGIDAWNLVIGFGIAFVGFLMTTRWR, encoded by the coding sequence ATGGCACGACCCGGCAAAGAAGATGACTCGCTGATCGAGCGCAGCGAAGGCGAAGCGGCTCCCAACCCGGTGTGGTTCAAGCCCATCATGATCGGCCTCATGCTGGTGGGTCTGGTCTGGGTGCTGGTGTTCTACCTCAGCGGCATGCAGTACCCGATTCCCGGCATCGACGCCTGGAACCTCGTCATCGGATTCGGCATCGCGTTCGTCGGGTTCCTGATGACGACCCGCTGGCGATAG